A region from the Vicia villosa cultivar HV-30 ecotype Madison, WI linkage group LG3, Vvil1.0, whole genome shotgun sequence genome encodes:
- the LOC131654832 gene encoding phenylcoumaran benzylic ether reductase Betv6-like — protein sequence MAAKSKILFIGGTGYIGKHLVEASAKAGHPTFALVRETTLSNPAKANLLNHFKTLGVNLVPGDLYDHESLVKAIKEVDVVISSLRALQLADQVKIIAAIKEAGNIKRFFPSEFGTDVDRAHAVEPAKSAYETKAKIRRAIEVEGIPYTYVSSDYFAGYSLATLAQPGQLSPPPPKDKVFIYGDGIPKAVFNKEEDIATFTIRAVDDPRTLNKVLYIKPPKNIYSFNELVALWEKKIGKTLEKSYIPEDKLVKDIEAAPVPINVVLAINHSIFVKGDHTNFVIEPSFGVEAFELYPDVKYTTVEEYLDQFV from the exons ATGGCTGCGAAAAGCAAGATTTTGTTCATAGGAGGAACAGGTTACATTGGAAAACACTTAGTAGAAGCAAGTGCAAAAGCTGGTCATCCTACTTTTGCATTGGTCAGAGAAACCACTCTTTCTAATCCAGCCAAGGCCAATCTCCTCAATCATTTCAAAACATTAGGCGTTAATCTAGTTCCT GGGGATTTGTACGATCATGAATCGTTGGTGAAAGCGATTAAGGAGGTGGATGTGGTGATTTCTTCGTTACGTGCGCTTCAGCTTGCGGATCAAGTGAAGATTATCGCTGCTATTAAGGAGGCCGGTAACATCAAG AGGTTTTTCCCTTCGGAATTTGGGACCGATGTTGATCGTGCCCATGCGGTAGAGCCAGCAAAATCTGCATATGAAACCAAAGCCAAAATTCGACGTGCTATTGAAGTAGAAGGCATACCCTATACATACGTCTCTAGCGACTACTTTGCTGGATATTCTCTTGCCACATTAGCCCAGCCGGGACAACTTTCTCCACCTCCACCAAAAGATAAGGTTTTCATATATGGTGATGGAATTCCCAAAG CGGTGTTCAACAAGGAAGAAGACATTGCAACCTTCACTATTAGAGCTGTGGATGATCCAAGGACATTGAACAAGGTTCTATACATTAAACCCCCTAAGAACATTTACTCATTCAACGAGCTTGTGGCATTGTGGGAGAAGAAGATTGGGAAGACTCTCGAGAAAAGCTATATTCCAGAGGATAAACTTGTGAAAGATATTGAAGCTGCACCTGTTCCAATCAATGTGGTTTTAGCAATTAACCACTCTATTTTTGTGAAGGGTGATCACACCAACTTTGTGATTGAACCATCTTTCGGGGTTGAGGCTTTTGAGTTGTATCCAGATGTTAAATACACTACTGTTGAGGAGTACCTTGATCAGTTTGTTTGA
- the LOC131654833 gene encoding phenylcoumaran benzylic ether reductase Betv6-like yields MAAKSKILFIGGTGYIGKHLVEASAKAGHPTFALVRETTLSNPAKANLLNHFKTLGVNLVPGDLYDHESLVKAIKEVDVVISSLRALQLADQVKIIAAIKEAGNIKRFFPSEFGTDVDRAHAVEPAKSAYETKAKIRRAIEAEGIPYTYVSSDYFAGYSLATLAQPGQFAPPPPKDKVFIYGDGIPKAVFNKEEDIATFTIRAVDDPRTLNKVLYIKPPKNIYSFNELVALWEKKIGKTLEKSYIPEDKLVKDIEAAPVPINVVLAINHSIFVKGDHTNFVIEPSFGVEAFELYPDVKYTTVEEYLDQFV; encoded by the exons ATGGCTGCGAAAAGCAAGATTTTGTTCATAGGAGGAACGGGTTACATTGGAAAACACTTAGTAGAAGCAAGTGCAAAAGCTGGTCATCCTACTTTTGCATTGGTCAGAGAAACCACTCTTTCTAATCCAGCCAAGGCCAATCTCCTCAATCATTTCAAAACATTAGGCGTTAATCTAGTTCCT GGGGATTTGTACGATCATGAATCGTTGGTGAAAGCGATTAAGGAGGTGGATGTGGTGATTTCTTCGTTACGTGCGCTTCAGCTTGCGGATCAAGTGAAGATTATCGCTGCTATTAAGGAGGCCGGTAACATCAAG AGGTTTTTCCCTTCGGAATTTGGGACCGACGTTGATCGTGCCCATGCGGTAGAGCCAGCAAAATCTGCATATGAAACCAAAGCCAAAATTCGACGTGCTATTGAAGCAGAAGGCATACCCTATACATACGTCTCTAGCGACTACTTTGCTGGATATTCTCTTGCCACATTAGCCCAGCCAGGACAATTTGCTCCACCTCCACCAAAAGATAAGGTTTTCATATATGGTGATGGAATTCCCAAAG CGGTGTTCAACAAGGAAGAAGACATTGCAACCTTCACTATTAGAGCTGTGGATGATCCAAGGACATTGAACAAGGTTCTATACATTAAACCCCCTAAGAACATTTACTCATTCAACGAGCTTGTGGCATTGTGGGAGAAGAAGATTGGGAAGACTCTCGAGAAAAGCTATATTCCAGAGGATAAACTTGTGAAAGATATTGAAGCTGCACCTGTTCCAATCAATGTGGTTTTAGCAATTAACCACTCTATTTTTGTGAAGGGTGATCACACCAACTTTGTGATTGAACCATCTTTCGGGGTTGAGGCTTTTGAGTTGTATCCAGATGTTAAATACACTACTGTTGAGGAGTACCTTGATCAGTTTGTTTGA